ATGGCCCGCTCGGTCTCGGCGCGGCCCAGACGCGGCACATTGCCCATCGTCTCGCCGCTGGCCGGATTGATCACATCGATCTGCTCACCGCTATCGGCGGCGACCCAGCTACCGTCGATATAGGCGAAGGGACAGTAGAGCTGGGTTTCCTTCAGGGCTTCCATGGTCGACTCCTGGCTGCGAAGGCACATCGTGAGGGTTGATCCTCATGCTAAGCGCAAGCCCCCCGATGCGCCAACCGCCGCGCGACTCCATCGCCCGTTCGCCTCGGCTCAGGCCTCCCGCCGCGGCTCCCTCGTGTCGGACAGGGTGATGGAGACCGAGTCGGCGAAGCGCAGCGCGTGGGGCTTGTCGATCTCGACCTGGGCCATCAGCACCTGCTCGAAGCTCATGATCAGGTCCAGCACCTCCCGGGTCATGCGCTCGAGCAGCAGGAAACGATTCTCCTCGACGTGGGCGATCACCTGCTTGGAGATGGTGCGGTAGTCGAGCGCCTGCTCGATATGGTTGAAGGCCACCGCCTTTTCTGCCCGGTAGCGGATCACCGCATTGATCACCACGTCCTGGCGATTGCGGATCTCCTCCTCCTTGATGCCGATATGGGTCCGTAGCCGCAGGTTCTTGAGGCGGATCGTGGCCAGATCGTGATCGAGGTGCTGGTCATTCAGGGCATGCAACGGCATGGCGTTCTCCTTCAGCGGCCATGAACCAGCGTCAGGAACTCCTGGCGAGTGCTCTGGTGCTCGCGGAAGGCCCCCAGCATCACCGAGGACGTCATGCTCGAGTTCTGC
The Halomonas sp. M4R1S46 DNA segment above includes these coding regions:
- the folX gene encoding dihydroneopterin triphosphate 2'-epimerase; amino-acid sequence: MPLHALNDQHLDHDLATIRLKNLRLRTHIGIKEEEIRNRQDVVINAVIRYRAEKAVAFNHIEQALDYRTISKQVIAHVEENRFLLLERMTREVLDLIMSFEQVLMAQVEIDKPHALRFADSVSITLSDTREPRREA